From a single Calditrichota bacterium genomic region:
- a CDS encoding flippase-like domain-containing protein, with translation MSHANTARRWRRALFTAGKVLVSVSLLGLVVWRIGPARLRESIVGANGWWLAAALSVFTLSNLLGALQWWMLLRARGICLPLRQVVGYYFVGLFFNNFLIGYVGGDAFRVVDAVRASGKPAEAMSAVLFDRLIGFATLTSVAVVAALMWHRYAGHATSLAVVLGVFALWLLVLLFFFSRRVAQPVVLVANRILPLGFKNKARQVYAQVNDYRHGRLLLAQVLGISLVVQVLRIAVHYLTALAVGVRVSFAFFLVFVPIIALLSSLPVSVGGIGVREQSGALLFSQVGVPVPAAVAMQFLAYLVGVAATVPGGVILAVRREQRVAKQHGVELATPFPEGTKGGR, from the coding sequence GTGAGCCACGCGAACACCGCCAGGCGCTGGCGACGCGCCCTGTTCACCGCCGGTAAAGTCCTCGTGAGCGTCTCGCTCCTTGGGCTTGTGGTGTGGCGCATCGGGCCGGCTCGCCTGCGGGAGAGCATCGTGGGGGCGAATGGCTGGTGGTTGGCTGCGGCCCTGTCGGTGTTCACGCTGAGTAACTTGCTGGGCGCGTTGCAGTGGTGGATGCTCTTGCGTGCGCGCGGCATCTGCCTGCCTCTGCGCCAGGTGGTTGGATACTACTTCGTGGGTCTGTTCTTCAACAACTTTCTCATTGGCTATGTTGGCGGAGATGCGTTTCGTGTGGTCGATGCCGTGCGGGCTTCCGGGAAGCCTGCAGAAGCCATGTCGGCGGTTCTCTTCGACAGGTTGATCGGCTTCGCGACTTTGACCTCTGTAGCAGTGGTGGCGGCGCTCATGTGGCATCGCTATGCCGGCCATGCCACTTCACTCGCGGTGGTGTTGGGAGTATTCGCCCTGTGGCTCTTGGTGCTGCTGTTCTTCTTCAGCAGGCGCGTGGCCCAGCCGGTTGTGTTGGTGGCTAACCGGATTCTCCCGCTGGGCTTTAAGAACAAGGCCAGGCAGGTCTATGCCCAGGTGAACGATTACCGGCACGGGCGGTTGCTGCTTGCTCAGGTGCTGGGCATCTCGCTGGTGGTGCAGGTGCTGCGCATCGCGGTGCACTACTTGACAGCGCTTGCGGTTGGGGTCCGCGTGAGCTTTGCATTCTTCCTGGTATTTGTGCCGATTATCGCTTTGCTTTCCAGCCTTCCTGTATCTGTGGGAGGCATCGGGGTGCGGGAGCAGAGTGGTGCCTTGCTCTTCTCGCAAGTTGGCGTGCCGGTGCCGGCAGCCGTTGCGATGCAGTTTCTGGCATACCTAGTTGGGGTAGCCGCCACCGTACCTGGGGGTGTCATCCTGGCGGTACGACGAGAACAGCGGGTGGCCAAACAGCATGGGGTGGAACTGGCGACGCCCTTTCCGGAAGGCACGAAAGGAGGGAGGTAG
- a CDS encoding DUF4837 family protein has product MRKRVFLLLLAAVLTALQGILGGCSSKKPGYGSEDLIIALADSVEWEAVRPSVSAALERQVFTPQPESMLRVRWVPPEKWGAFKRYHSFLVIGTLSGSPVMQELFKSMLSPTDLRRVEQDSSFLFKKENPWAFDQLLLVVVGNDSATLARRVQENADRLHGLVLGHVRKVMTKQMFGKHEQKALSEDLLRKYGWTVRIQHDYHPLEKPGDRIVWLRRIPPERWFLVHWEESDDPSLLTPEWCLKKRQWIGESFYTGERIVDGYTKWEWVDFDGRRAIEMWGLWEDSVKVVGGPFHIYAFYDQGSARLFLIDMACFAPGERKMPYMRQMDVMARTFRTRQKGIGG; this is encoded by the coding sequence ATGCGAAAGCGAGTTTTCTTGCTGTTGCTCGCTGCGGTGCTCACCGCCCTGCAGGGCATTTTAGGCGGGTGCAGCAGCAAGAAGCCGGGTTACGGGTCGGAGGATCTGATCATCGCCTTGGCAGATTCCGTGGAATGGGAGGCGGTCCGTCCGTCAGTGAGTGCTGCCCTCGAACGCCAGGTTTTTACCCCGCAGCCGGAATCGATGCTGCGCGTCCGCTGGGTGCCGCCGGAAAAGTGGGGTGCCTTCAAACGTTATCACTCGTTTCTGGTGATCGGCACTCTTTCCGGGAGTCCGGTCATGCAGGAGCTCTTCAAGAGCATGCTCTCCCCGACGGATCTGCGTCGCGTTGAGCAAGATAGCAGCTTCCTGTTCAAGAAGGAGAACCCCTGGGCATTTGACCAGCTCCTGTTGGTGGTGGTCGGTAACGATTCCGCCACCCTCGCCCGCAGAGTGCAGGAGAATGCGGATCGTCTGCACGGCCTGGTGCTTGGACATGTGCGCAAGGTGATGACCAAGCAGATGTTTGGCAAGCACGAGCAGAAGGCCTTGTCAGAGGACTTGCTGCGGAAGTATGGATGGACGGTGCGCATCCAGCACGACTACCATCCCTTGGAAAAGCCTGGTGACCGGATCGTCTGGCTGAGGCGCATCCCGCCGGAGCGATGGTTCCTGGTGCACTGGGAGGAGAGCGACGACCCTTCTCTGCTCACTCCTGAGTGGTGCCTGAAGAAGCGGCAGTGGATTGGCGAGAGTTTCTACACGGGCGAACGGATTGTGGACGGCTACACCAAATGGGAATGGGTGGATTTTGACGGCAGGCGGGCGATCGAAATGTGGGGGCTATGGGAGGACTCAGTGAAGGTGGTGGGAGGTCCGTTCCATATCTACGCCTTCTATGACCAGGGTTCGGCCAGGTTATTCCTGATCGACATGGCTTGTTTTGCGCCAGGCGAGCGCAAGATGCCCTACATGCGGCAAATGGATGTCATGGCGCGCACGTTCCGCACGCGACAGAAGGGGATAGGAGGCTGA
- the purE gene encoding 5-(carboxyamino)imidazole ribonucleotide mutase, producing MNHAGQSPRRIAILMGSESDRPVMSAAESVLAHFKVPFETLVLSAHRTPEATAQFAKSAAERGFAVIIAGAGMAAHLPGVVAAHTTLPVIGVPLDASPLHGVDALYSIVQMPKGVPVASVGIGAAANAAILAVEILALSDAQLARALAEFRQAGSVLPK from the coding sequence ATGAACCACGCCGGGCAATCGCCGCGCAGAATCGCCATTCTGATGGGCAGCGAATCGGACCGCCCAGTGATGAGTGCGGCTGAGTCGGTGCTTGCGCATTTCAAGGTGCCTTTCGAGACTCTCGTGCTTTCGGCGCACCGTACGCCGGAGGCGACTGCACAGTTTGCCAAGAGCGCCGCAGAACGCGGGTTCGCCGTGATCATTGCGGGTGCCGGGATGGCTGCCCATCTGCCGGGCGTGGTGGCTGCTCATACCACCCTGCCGGTCATCGGCGTGCCGCTGGATGCCTCACCGCTGCACGGTGTCGATGCGCTCTATTCCATCGTGCAGATGCCCAAAGGGGTTCCTGTTGCGTCGGTCGGCATTGGCGCAGCGGCCAACGCCGCCATCTTAGCGGTGGAGATTCTGGCCCTTTCCGATGCCCAGCTGGCCCGTGCCCTGGCGGAATTCAGACAGGCAGGCAGCGTACTCCCCAAGTAA
- a CDS encoding NCS2 family permease, whose amino-acid sequence MRRYFKFDELGTNYRTEILAGATTFITMAYIVVVNPLILQGAGIPVGPSAVATILAAFVGTLLMGLYAKRPFAIAPYMGENAFIAVTVVGTLGYTWQQGLAAIFIGGVLFVALTLLKLRSWLASAASESMKYSFVVGIGLFLTFIGLSDMGLVQAGAPGGPPVQLGDVTSASAILGVIGLVLMAGLMILRVRGSILISVIVVTLLANVLVGVFHVSIPSLKPLQGVPIGLPPDPRPIMAKLDFSRVFTWGFLPVLLVVFLMDFLDTMATLIGVSARAGFLDERGNLPEIEKPMLADAVATVVGALLGTTTTGTYIESAAGIEEGGRSGFASVVTAFLFLITLFFCKFVEAVPPFAYGPALVMVGMLMMKPVTNIKFDDMTELVPSFAVIVLMSFTYNMGVGMTAGFVLYPIVKLIAGRVREVSAPMWVLGGLSLLFYVFHYFLKP is encoded by the coding sequence ATGCGCCGCTATTTCAAGTTCGATGAGTTGGGGACCAACTATCGCACCGAGATCCTGGCAGGTGCCACGACCTTCATCACCATGGCCTACATAGTGGTGGTCAACCCGCTCATCTTGCAAGGGGCCGGCATCCCGGTGGGGCCGAGTGCAGTGGCGACGATCCTGGCGGCCTTCGTGGGCACTCTGCTCATGGGCCTTTATGCAAAGCGACCTTTTGCCATCGCCCCTTACATGGGGGAGAACGCGTTCATCGCCGTGACCGTAGTAGGCACTTTGGGCTACACATGGCAGCAAGGGTTGGCTGCCATCTTCATCGGTGGCGTGTTGTTCGTCGCGCTCACCCTTCTCAAGTTGCGTAGTTGGCTTGCCTCTGCCGCGTCGGAAAGCATGAAATACAGCTTTGTGGTGGGGATAGGCCTCTTCTTGACCTTCATCGGCTTGAGCGACATGGGTTTGGTGCAAGCAGGAGCGCCGGGCGGTCCGCCAGTCCAGCTGGGGGACGTCACCAGCGCCTCGGCCATTCTCGGGGTGATTGGCTTGGTGTTGATGGCCGGCCTGATGATCCTGCGTGTGCGGGGCAGCATCTTGATTTCCGTCATTGTGGTGACGCTGCTGGCTAATGTGCTGGTAGGCGTCTTCCACGTGAGCATCCCCTCGTTGAAGCCATTGCAGGGTGTACCTATCGGCCTGCCACCTGACCCCAGGCCCATCATGGCCAAGCTGGACTTTAGCCGCGTGTTCACCTGGGGTTTCTTACCTGTGCTCCTTGTGGTTTTTCTCATGGACTTTTTGGATACGATGGCCACCCTCATTGGTGTGTCGGCGCGAGCGGGTTTCCTTGATGAGCGGGGCAACCTGCCAGAGATCGAGAAGCCCATGCTGGCCGACGCCGTGGCCACCGTAGTTGGGGCGTTGCTCGGAACCACCACCACCGGCACCTACATCGAGTCCGCCGCGGGTATCGAAGAGGGGGGGCGGTCTGGCTTCGCCTCGGTGGTGACCGCGTTTCTCTTCCTGATTACGCTCTTTTTCTGCAAATTCGTGGAGGCAGTCCCGCCATTCGCGTACGGGCCTGCACTGGTGATGGTGGGAATGCTCATGATGAAGCCGGTCACGAACATCAAGTTTGACGACATGACTGAGCTTGTACCTTCTTTCGCAGTCATCGTCCTGATGAGCTTCACCTACAACATGGGCGTCGGCATGACGGCGGGTTTTGTGCTCTACCCCATAGTCAAGCTCATCGCGGGCAGAGTACGCGAGGTGAGCGCACCAATGTGGGTGCTGGGCGGACTTTCGCTTCTTTTCTACGTGTTCCATTACTTCCTGAAACCTTAG